The proteins below are encoded in one region of Aquisphaera giovannonii:
- a CDS encoding GtrA family protein encodes MPSFSLIVFISSREQEAGLDLAPYRDVLEARFEPESVEIILAGRVDAGATEGRENGVMAIEAQGGEVEAVRAAIKAATGDIVIVLDPRRSYPPRALVELIEGLDASKSDLAVAVPRRSAGRSFGRAMSRRVLGLGGQAALGTSDVFSGLMAVHRAHLDSRAPKGSAVGSRIVMDLLAWAPSSHVDVPVDTGSDDRTEVRVSGVNDLRQLKRLLDHRFGTFSRLVQFCIVGASGMVVDLTLYALLQAAFRRIGAGVDSAGVSWSLATARALAILVAMVWNFTLNRRLTFNDSREGSIARQLLTYAMGNALGILVSLTLSLVLPMYVRFFNEHRLAAAVVGIVMATGISFSMSRWVVFIRKPDAALPPIEEPVNAPSGRTETEPAAVS; translated from the coding sequence ATGCCCAGCTTCAGCCTGATCGTCTTCATCTCGTCCCGCGAGCAAGAGGCCGGGCTCGACCTGGCCCCGTACAGGGACGTGCTCGAGGCGCGATTCGAGCCGGAATCGGTCGAGATCATCCTGGCCGGGCGGGTGGACGCCGGCGCGACCGAGGGCCGCGAGAACGGCGTCATGGCGATCGAGGCCCAGGGCGGCGAGGTGGAAGCGGTCCGGGCGGCGATCAAGGCGGCGACGGGCGACATCGTCATCGTGCTCGATCCGCGACGTTCCTATCCGCCGAGGGCCCTCGTCGAGCTGATCGAGGGCCTTGACGCTTCCAAGTCGGACCTCGCCGTCGCGGTCCCGCGGCGTTCCGCGGGCCGATCGTTCGGCCGGGCGATGTCGCGCCGGGTCCTGGGCCTGGGCGGGCAGGCCGCGCTGGGCACCTCGGACGTCTTCTCCGGGCTGATGGCGGTGCACCGGGCCCACCTCGATTCGCGGGCCCCGAAGGGTTCGGCCGTCGGATCGCGGATCGTGATGGACCTCCTGGCCTGGGCGCCCTCGAGCCACGTGGACGTCCCGGTGGACACGGGATCGGACGACCGCACGGAAGTCCGCGTTTCGGGCGTGAACGACCTCCGACAGTTGAAGCGGCTCCTCGATCATCGCTTCGGCACGTTCTCCCGGCTCGTCCAGTTCTGCATCGTGGGGGCCTCGGGGATGGTCGTGGACCTGACCCTGTACGCCCTCCTGCAGGCGGCCTTCCGCCGGATCGGGGCGGGCGTGGATTCGGCCGGGGTGTCCTGGTCGCTGGCGACGGCCCGCGCCCTGGCGATCCTGGTGGCCATGGTCTGGAACTTCACGCTCAACCGCCGCCTCACCTTCAACGACTCGCGCGAGGGGTCCATCGCCCGCCAGCTGCTGACGTATGCCATGGGGAATGCCCTGGGGATCCTGGTCAGCCTCACGCTGAGCCTGGTGCTCCCCATGTATGTCCGGTTCTTCAACGAACACCGGCTGGCGGCGGCCGTCGTCGGCATCGTGATGGCGACGGGCATCAGCTTCTCGATGTCGCGCTGGGTCGTGTTCATCCGCAAGCCGGATGCCGCCCTGCCGCCGATCGAGGAGCCGGTCAACGCTCCGTCCGGCCGGACGGAGACGGAGCCGGCGGCCGTCTCCTGA
- the mnmA gene encoding tRNA 2-thiouridine(34) synthase MnmA, with protein sequence MGKRVVLAMSGGVDSSVAALLLKSQGYEVIGLFMRTGAHAEDAERRAKTCCSVADAEDARRVADKLDIPFYALDFEGDFGRIKDYFADEYLAGRTPNPCVMCNVWLKFGKLWGYGKQVGADHVATGHYARIARAEDGSLRVARARDRHKDQSYVLSGLRPEVLRHVLFPVGEHPKAEIRDLARAHGLPVHDKPESQEICFVPDDDYLRMVREMRPDAETPGPMIDEAGGQVGTHPGIAGFTIGQRRGLGVAVGAPRYVVRIEPASRTVTIGGRESLLRRGLEASRFNWQGPEPSGNTACLAQIRARHEAVPATVSVLPDGRVGVAFETPQSAVTPGQVVTVYQGDLVLGGGWIDSAL encoded by the coding sequence ATGGGAAAGCGCGTCGTCCTGGCGATGAGCGGTGGGGTGGACAGCTCGGTCGCCGCCCTGCTGCTGAAGTCGCAGGGATATGAGGTCATCGGCCTGTTCATGCGGACCGGCGCCCACGCCGAGGACGCCGAGCGCCGCGCCAAGACCTGCTGCAGCGTCGCGGACGCCGAGGACGCCCGCCGGGTGGCCGACAAGCTCGACATCCCCTTCTACGCGCTCGACTTCGAGGGCGACTTCGGGCGGATCAAGGACTATTTCGCGGACGAGTACCTAGCCGGCCGCACGCCGAACCCGTGCGTCATGTGCAACGTCTGGCTCAAGTTCGGCAAGCTCTGGGGGTACGGCAAGCAGGTCGGCGCGGACCACGTCGCGACGGGCCACTACGCGCGGATCGCCCGCGCGGAGGACGGCAGCCTCCGGGTCGCCCGCGCCCGCGACCGCCACAAGGACCAGTCCTACGTCCTCTCGGGACTGCGGCCCGAGGTGCTCCGCCATGTCCTCTTCCCGGTCGGCGAGCACCCGAAAGCCGAGATCCGCGACCTCGCCCGGGCCCACGGACTCCCCGTCCACGACAAGCCGGAGAGCCAGGAAATCTGCTTCGTGCCCGACGACGATTACCTCCGCATGGTGCGGGAGATGCGCCCGGACGCGGAGACTCCCGGCCCGATGATCGACGAGGCGGGCGGCCAGGTCGGCACCCATCCCGGCATCGCCGGCTTCACGATCGGCCAGCGGCGAGGCCTCGGGGTGGCGGTCGGGGCGCCCCGATATGTCGTCCGGATCGAGCCCGCGTCGCGGACCGTCACCATCGGCGGGCGAGAGTCCCTGCTCCGACGCGGCCTGGAGGCCTCGCGATTCAACTGGCAGGGGCCGGAGCCTTCCGGGAACACGGCGTGCCTTGCCCAGATTCGCGCACGCCACGAGGCCGTTCCGGCGACCGTGAGCGTGCTCCCGGACGGCCGCGTCGGCGTCGCGTTCGAAACGCCCCAGTCCGCCGTCACCCCGGGGCAGGTCGTGACGGTCTACCAGGGCGACTTGGTGCTCGGGGGCGGTTGGATCGACTCGGCGTTGTAG
- a CDS encoding DUF7133 domain-containing protein: MPQLRQRATAEPRELDRRARRRPRCAAAALGLCLIAGLLPRPVLAQREASAPHWIWHGKAAAGRGYPAGPIYLRKALSVKEPSTLAVDVTADNEFQLFLDGKLVAEGNDWSTVQSVEAKLSTGSHILAVKATNEDEGAAGFLVRGGVLPLGQGVPVQSNSSWKTTDKVPDGEAWKALDFDDKGWSGAADLGALGIPPWGEPARLGSASERFHVPDGFTIETVAQPLVTGSVVAFTFDPDGRPCVSIEMGPIARLHDDDRDGRYERRVEITPGMKNCQGLSFIGDALYAVGQGPKGTGLYRLTDADRDGVFETAELLRDTAGGMGEHGPHAVALGPDGRLYYNNGNHAHLKPPVDAASPVNVAYEGELLPHYDDPRGHAAGIMAPGGEIYRSDDMGKSWKRVVAGFRNQYDFAFNAAGEIFTFDSDMEWDVGLPWYRPVRVCHCPIGAEFGWRNGSGKWPAYYNDSLPAILDVGRGSPTGVTFYQAGLFPAEYRDRFLICDWSQGRILAVKPDRDGGGYKGSATELVTGQPLNCTDIEVGPDGAVYFTTGGRATQGGLFRVGIKGEAPGPRPAATAWEESIAIDSPLSSFSRRKVEELRARDPLAWNAGLREVLMDASGRRAAGERVRAMDLLFSGGRFPEFHVLAVLARDPMPEVRARAVSLTDRFPGDGVARDVAMVARRDADPFVRRHACETLMQRRAAEIPVRELIPLLSDADRWVRFAARTAIEHGDVLGNREALLGVSEPRAAVEAMLAIVRATKLDRGAQEDLLRREVAILKANPAPDVQLDAIRLVGLTYLLGPGKADLPGSDELASWLLSKYAPGADSPSNREAGRLLAFLDEPRAVPMILANQAAVADHASQILDAYCLRAIRRGWTSDAKRQLWAWYETASRWEGGYSFLGYLDGMIQELVNRLDSAERRELLASGDRFPFPTRVLIRELELDREPGQLEELVALDGKLRLRETPGTRGQADDLRALILEKLGRSKLPAARAVLRDAYRGEPARRDAIVRALAGHPTAADLPILASALASTDDNTTNLAMNALRKIKEVPEGPEALANLIGLARRGGASRRAIDELASRWTGITPPPASTTTEAALAAWEEAYRKKFPAGPRPGGEAADAKSYDLGHLVSHVLEAPVMQSASPERGRQVILKSRCLDCHKLGDQGAGLGPDLTTVSSRFRPSEILESIVLPSKVVSDQYKTLAVATEDGKVYNGMPVASDGANLVLLLSDGAKVTIPKSEIEDQKASPKSVMPEGLLNPLSYQDIADMLALFKSMPAPATPEASKGK, encoded by the coding sequence ATGCCCCAGTTGAGACAGCGTGCGACCGCCGAACCTCGGGAACTCGACCGCCGCGCCCGGCGACGGCCGCGATGCGCGGCGGCGGCCCTCGGCCTCTGCCTGATCGCCGGCCTCCTGCCCCGGCCCGTCCTGGCGCAGCGCGAGGCGAGCGCCCCGCACTGGATCTGGCACGGCAAGGCAGCCGCCGGCCGCGGCTATCCGGCCGGCCCGATCTACCTCCGCAAGGCCCTCAGCGTGAAGGAGCCCTCCACGCTGGCCGTGGACGTGACCGCGGACAACGAGTTCCAGCTCTTCCTCGACGGCAAGCTCGTCGCCGAGGGGAACGACTGGAGCACCGTGCAGTCGGTCGAGGCGAAGCTCTCGACCGGTTCGCACATCCTCGCGGTGAAGGCCACGAACGAGGACGAGGGCGCAGCGGGGTTCCTCGTCCGCGGCGGCGTGCTTCCGCTCGGCCAGGGCGTGCCCGTGCAGTCCAACTCCTCGTGGAAGACGACCGACAAGGTACCCGACGGGGAGGCCTGGAAGGCGCTCGATTTCGACGACAAGGGGTGGTCTGGAGCGGCGGACCTGGGCGCCCTGGGCATCCCGCCGTGGGGCGAGCCGGCACGCCTGGGCAGCGCCTCGGAGCGGTTCCACGTGCCCGACGGGTTCACGATCGAGACCGTGGCCCAGCCGCTGGTGACCGGCTCCGTGGTCGCCTTCACCTTCGATCCCGACGGCCGGCCCTGCGTGTCGATCGAGATGGGGCCGATCGCCCGGCTGCACGACGACGACCGCGACGGGCGCTACGAGCGGAGGGTCGAGATCACGCCCGGCATGAAGAACTGCCAGGGCCTCTCGTTCATCGGCGATGCGCTCTACGCCGTCGGCCAGGGGCCGAAGGGGACCGGGCTCTACAGGCTGACGGACGCCGATCGCGACGGGGTCTTCGAGACGGCGGAGCTCCTCCGCGACACGGCCGGCGGGATGGGCGAGCACGGGCCGCACGCCGTGGCCCTCGGGCCGGACGGCCGCCTCTATTACAACAACGGCAACCACGCCCACCTCAAGCCGCCGGTCGACGCGGCCAGCCCGGTGAACGTCGCCTACGAGGGCGAGCTGCTGCCGCACTACGACGACCCCCGCGGTCATGCGGCGGGCATCATGGCCCCGGGCGGAGAGATCTACCGCAGCGACGACATGGGCAAGTCCTGGAAGCGGGTCGTCGCCGGCTTCCGCAACCAGTACGACTTCGCCTTCAACGCGGCCGGCGAGATCTTCACGTTCGACAGCGACATGGAGTGGGACGTCGGCCTCCCCTGGTATCGCCCCGTCCGCGTCTGCCACTGCCCCATCGGCGCCGAGTTCGGGTGGCGGAACGGCTCGGGCAAGTGGCCGGCCTACTACAACGACAGCCTCCCCGCCATACTCGACGTCGGCCGCGGCTCTCCCACGGGCGTGACCTTCTACCAGGCCGGCCTGTTCCCCGCCGAGTACCGCGATCGGTTCCTGATCTGCGACTGGTCCCAGGGCCGGATCCTCGCGGTCAAGCCGGACCGCGACGGCGGGGGCTACAAGGGATCGGCGACCGAGCTGGTGACCGGCCAGCCGCTCAACTGCACGGACATCGAGGTGGGCCCAGACGGCGCGGTCTACTTCACGACGGGCGGCCGCGCGACCCAGGGCGGGCTCTTCCGCGTCGGCATCAAGGGGGAGGCCCCCGGGCCCAGGCCCGCGGCCACGGCCTGGGAGGAATCCATCGCCATCGACAGCCCGCTCTCCAGCTTCTCCCGCCGCAAGGTGGAGGAGCTGCGGGCGCGCGACCCGCTGGCCTGGAATGCGGGCCTGCGGGAGGTCCTGATGGACGCCTCCGGGAGGCGGGCCGCGGGCGAGCGTGTCCGGGCCATGGACCTGCTCTTCTCCGGCGGCCGGTTCCCCGAGTTCCACGTCCTCGCCGTGCTCGCCCGCGACCCCATGCCGGAGGTCCGGGCGCGGGCCGTGTCGCTGACCGACCGCTTCCCCGGCGACGGCGTCGCCCGGGACGTGGCGATGGTCGCCCGCCGGGACGCCGACCCGTTCGTGAGGCGTCATGCGTGCGAGACCCTGATGCAGCGACGCGCGGCGGAGATCCCCGTCCGAGAGCTGATCCCCCTGCTGTCGGATGCCGACCGCTGGGTCCGCTTCGCGGCCAGGACGGCCATCGAGCACGGGGACGTCCTCGGGAATCGCGAGGCCCTGCTGGGCGTCTCCGAGCCGCGGGCCGCGGTCGAGGCGATGCTGGCGATCGTCCGGGCGACGAAGCTCGATCGCGGGGCCCAGGAGGACCTCCTCCGCCGCGAGGTCGCGATCCTGAAGGCGAATCCCGCCCCGGACGTGCAGCTCGACGCGATTCGCCTGGTCGGGCTGACCTACCTCCTCGGCCCCGGGAAGGCCGACCTACCGGGGTCCGACGAGCTCGCCTCCTGGCTGCTCTCGAAGTACGCGCCGGGCGCGGATTCGCCCTCGAATCGCGAGGCGGGTCGGCTCCTGGCGTTCCTGGACGAGCCGAGGGCCGTCCCGATGATCCTCGCAAACCAGGCAGCCGTGGCGGATCACGCGTCCCAGATCCTCGACGCCTACTGCCTGCGGGCGATCCGCCGCGGCTGGACGTCGGACGCGAAGAGGCAGCTCTGGGCCTGGTACGAGACCGCCTCGCGCTGGGAGGGCGGGTACAGCTTCCTCGGCTACCTCGACGGCATGATCCAGGAGCTGGTGAACCGCCTCGATTCGGCCGAGCGGCGGGAGCTGCTGGCGTCCGGCGACCGGTTCCCGTTCCCGACCCGGGTCCTGATCCGGGAGCTGGAGCTCGACCGCGAGCCCGGTCAGCTCGAGGAGCTCGTCGCCCTCGACGGCAAGCTGAGGCTGCGGGAAACGCCCGGCACGCGGGGCCAGGCCGATGACCTCCGCGCCCTCATCCTGGAGAAGCTGGGCCGCAGCAAACTGCCGGCGGCCCGCGCCGTCCTCCGCGACGCGTACCGCGGGGAGCCGGCCCGCCGCGATGCGATCGTCCGGGCCCTCGCGGGGCACCCGACGGCGGCCGACCTGCCGATCCTCGCCTCGGCGCTCGCCTCGACGGACGACAACACCACGAACCTTGCGATGAACGCCTTACGGAAGATCAAGGAAGTCCCGGAGGGGCCCGAGGCCCTGGCGAACCTGATCGGCCTGGCCCGGCGGGGCGGCGCGAGCCGCAGGGCGATCGACGAGCTGGCCTCGCGATGGACGGGGATCACTCCGCCACCGGCGTCGACGACCACCGAGGCCGCGCTGGCGGCCTGGGAGGAGGCGTACCGCAAGAAGTTCCCAGCCGGCCCCCGCCCGGGCGGCGAGGCGGCCGACGCGAAGTCCTACGACCTGGGCCACCTGGTCAGCCACGTCCTGGAGGCCCCGGTCATGCAGTCGGCCTCGCCGGAGCGTGGCCGGCAGGTCATCCTCAAGTCGCGATGCCTGGATTGCCACAAGCTGGGCGACCAGGGCGCGGGGCTCGGACCCGACCTGACCACGGTCAGCAGCCGGTTCCGGCCGTCGGAGATCCTGGAGTCGATCGTCTTGCCGTCCAAGGTGGTCTCGGACCAGTACAAGACGCTCGCCGTCGCCACGGAGGACGGGAAGGTCTACAACGGGATGCCCGTCGCATCCGACGGGGCGAACCTCGTCCTCCTGCTGTCCGACGGGGCCAAGGTGACGATCCCGAAGTCGGAGATCGAGGACCAGAAGGCCTCGCCGAAGTCGGTCATGCCCGAGGGGCTGCTGAACCCACTCAGCTACCAGGACATCGCCGACATGCTGGCCCTGTTCAAGTCCATGCCCGCGCCGGCCACGCCCGAGGCTTCCAAAGGAAAGTGA
- a CDS encoding phosphoribosyl-ATP diphosphatase yields the protein MTRSSLMTDLMAVIEDRKGKPESEKSYVAGLLRGGVPKIGAKITEEAAEVVEAGDEPGDEGRSHLVKEVADLVFHSLVLLGHRDLHWDDVEDELARRFGISGIDEKASRAKPGH from the coding sequence ATGACGCGTTCGTCCCTGATGACGGACCTGATGGCGGTGATCGAGGATCGCAAGGGCAAGCCGGAGTCGGAGAAATCCTACGTCGCCGGCCTCCTGCGCGGCGGCGTGCCGAAGATCGGCGCCAAGATCACCGAGGAGGCCGCGGAGGTCGTGGAGGCCGGCGACGAGCCCGGCGACGAAGGCCGCTCGCACCTCGTGAAGGAGGTCGCCGACCTCGTCTTCCACTCCCTCGTCCTGCTCGGCCATCGCGACCTGCACTGGGACGACGTGGAGGACGAGCTGGCCCGCCGGTTCGGCATCAGCGGCATCGACGAGAAGGCCTCCCGGGCGAAGCCGGGTCACTGA
- the trmB gene encoding tRNA (guanine(46)-N(7))-methyltransferase TrmB, translated as MQPGDIETELGLPIPGRILEEAEWARTAVKRLPEPGPLDWAAIFGRQAPLVLDLGCGNGRFTLGSALARPELNHFAIDVLPVVIRYATRRANQRGLHNVRFAVKDAQTFLRSYVGDAAAAEMHLYHPQPFHDPREAHRRVVTPAFVGDVHRGLAPGGLFVVQTDNPDYWHYMTKILPYFFVFEEHEGVWPDAPAGRSRREIVARQRGLHIFRGVGTRRDDLDHAEALELAASLPEPRFRTRGPWIELDRWEERNR; from the coding sequence ATGCAGCCCGGAGACATCGAGACCGAACTGGGCCTGCCCATCCCAGGCCGCATCCTCGAGGAGGCCGAATGGGCGCGGACCGCCGTGAAGCGCCTGCCCGAGCCCGGCCCGCTCGACTGGGCCGCGATCTTCGGCCGGCAGGCCCCGCTGGTCCTCGACCTTGGTTGCGGCAATGGCCGCTTCACGCTCGGCAGCGCCCTCGCCCGGCCGGAGCTCAACCACTTCGCGATCGACGTCCTCCCGGTGGTGATACGGTACGCGACCCGGCGGGCCAACCAGCGCGGGCTGCACAACGTCCGGTTCGCCGTCAAGGACGCGCAGACGTTCCTCCGCTCCTACGTCGGCGACGCCGCCGCCGCGGAGATGCACCTGTACCATCCCCAGCCGTTCCACGACCCCCGCGAGGCCCACAGGCGGGTCGTCACCCCGGCGTTCGTGGGCGACGTCCATCGCGGGCTTGCCCCCGGCGGCCTGTTCGTCGTCCAGACGGACAACCCGGACTACTGGCATTACATGACGAAGATCCTGCCGTACTTCTTCGTCTTCGAGGAGCACGAGGGCGTCTGGCCCGACGCGCCTGCGGGCCGCTCGCGCCGCGAGATCGTCGCCCGCCAGCGCGGCCTGCACATCTTCCGCGGCGTCGGCACCCGCCGCGATGACCTCGACCACGCCGAAGCCCTGGAGCTGGCCGCCTCCCTCCCCGAGCCGAGGTTCCGCACCCGCGGCCCGTGGATCGAGCTCGACCGCTGGGAAGAGAGGAATCGATGA